A region of Hydrogenimonas thermophila DNA encodes the following proteins:
- the aroC gene encoding chorismate synthase, translating into MSNTFGKRFCMTTFGESHGKAIGCILDGVPAGLEIDEEFIQSELDRRKPGKNAYATARKEPDSVEILSGVFEGVSTGTPIAMVIYNTNQKSKDYSNIKDLFRPGHADFTYWEKYGIRDYRGGGRSSARETAARVAAGAIAKLMLKRVGVEVKSGIFKIGDIEAKEYDFEYAKTSEIFALDPLVESQQKETILKAKEAHDSIGGAALVRATGVPVGLGEPIYYKLDAVLAEAMMGINAVKGVEIGEGVESAKLYGSENNDEMTKEGFVTHHAGGTLGGISSGDTLDIKVYFKPTPSIFKPMKTLNIHGEEVTCELKGRHDPCVAIRGSVVAEAMAALVIADMMLLNMGRKMDDVARYYSKNV; encoded by the coding sequence ATGTCAAATACATTTGGTAAACGATTTTGCATGACTACATTTGGAGAGTCTCACGGTAAAGCTATAGGTTGTATTTTAGATGGTGTACCTGCTGGACTTGAGATTGATGAAGAGTTTATTCAAAGTGAACTAGACCGTAGAAAACCTGGTAAAAATGCTTATGCTACAGCACGTAAAGAGCCTGACAGTGTAGAAATTTTAAGCGGTGTTTTTGAAGGGGTCAGTACAGGAACACCAATTGCAATGGTAATTTACAATACAAATCAAAAGTCTAAAGATTATAGCAATATCAAAGATCTTTTCCGCCCAGGTCATGCTGATTTTACTTATTGGGAAAAGTATGGCATCCGTGATTACAGAGGTGGAGGTAGAAGTAGTGCAAGAGAGACAGCTGCTCGTGTTGCTGCAGGTGCTATTGCAAAGCTTATGTTAAAAAGAGTCGGTGTTGAAGTTAAGAGCGGAATTTTTAAAATTGGTGATATTGAAGCAAAAGAGTATGATTTTGAATATGCTAAAACAAGTGAAATTTTTGCTCTAGATCCGTTGGTTGAGAGTCAACAAAAAGAGACGATCTTAAAAGCGAAAGAGGCTCATGACAGTATTGGTGGAGCGGCACTTGTTCGTGCAACTGGTGTTCCTGTAGGGCTTGGTGAACCAATTTACTATAAACTTGATGCAGTGTTGGCTGAAGCTATGATGGGTATTAATGCTGTTAAAGGAGTTGAGATAGGAGAGGGTGTTGAATCTGCCAAATTGTATGGTAGTGAAAATAATGATGAGATGACAAAAGAGGGTTTTGTTACTCATCACGCCGGTGGAACACTTGGTGGCATAAGCAGTGGAGACACTTTAGACATTAAAGTATATTTCAAGCCGACACCATCTATCTTTAAACCGATGAAAACTCTAAATATTCACGGTGAAGAGGTCACTTGTGAGCTTAAAGGACGGCATGACCCTTGTGTTGCTATTAGAGGATCTGTAGTTGCAGAAGCAATGGCTGCACTGGTAATAGCAGATATGATGCTTTTAAATATGGGTCGAAAAATGGATGATGTTGCACGTTATTATTCAAAAAATGTTTAA
- the rnhA gene encoding ribonuclease HI — translation MKQVTIFCDGSSLGNPGPGGYGVILRYGNREKELTGGDPMTTNNRMELMAVIEGLKALKEPCDVTIYSDSSYVVNGINEWLEGWVKRNFKKVKNPELWQSYIEAAKPHKIKAVWVKGHNGHPENERCDELARTTAEKFKEGTYG, via the coding sequence ATGAAACAGGTTACAATATTCTGTGACGGTTCAAGTCTTGGAAATCCCGGACCAGGTGGTTACGGTGTAATCCTTAGATATGGTAACAGAGAAAAAGAGCTTACCGGCGGTGATCCAATGACTACCAATAACAGAATGGAGTTAATGGCAGTCATTGAAGGACTAAAAGCTCTTAAAGAGCCGTGTGATGTTACGATTTACAGTGATTCAAGCTATGTTGTAAATGGTATAAATGAGTGGCTGGAAGGTTGGGTAAAACGTAATTTTAAAAAGGTTAAAAATCCTGAGCTTTGGCAGTCTTATATTGAAGCAGCCAAGCCACATAAAATTAAAGCTGTTTGGGTAAAAGGACATAACGGTCATCCTGAAAATGAGCGTTGTGACGAGTTGGCACGTACTACAGCAGAAAAATTTAAGGAGGGAACATATGGATGA
- a CDS encoding metal ABC transporter solute-binding protein, Zn/Mn family → MNRILVLCLLTFLPSLLFSKVNVVVSILPQKTFVKKIAGDLADVTVMVSPGASPATYEPKPSQMKKITKAQIYFSIGVPFEKAWLPRFKDQNQNINIIDTAEGIKKLPMQEHHHEANNHSSSTLDPHIWLSPSLVKIQAKNIADALKKIDPNHKTVYENNLNKFAQEIDELNRRLLKILKPCKGKAMMVFHPSWGYFAKDYGLEQIPIEVEGKEPKSKELVNIIHEAKEEGVKILFVQPQFSKRTAKVIATSIGAKIIEADPVALNWAENLIQIAKNICKANR, encoded by the coding sequence ATGAATAGAATTTTAGTGTTATGTTTATTGACATTTTTACCTAGTCTATTATTTAGTAAGGTTAATGTTGTTGTCAGTATATTGCCGCAAAAAACTTTTGTCAAAAAAATTGCAGGAGACTTGGCTGATGTAACTGTTATGGTTTCACCTGGAGCAAGTCCAGCAACATATGAACCTAAGCCATCTCAAATGAAGAAAATAACCAAGGCACAAATCTATTTTTCAATAGGTGTTCCATTTGAAAAAGCATGGCTTCCTCGTTTTAAAGACCAAAATCAAAATATAAATATTATTGATACTGCTGAAGGAATTAAAAAACTTCCAATGCAAGAGCATCATCATGAAGCTAACAATCACTCATCGTCAACACTTGATCCGCATATTTGGTTAAGTCCAAGTCTAGTAAAAATTCAAGCTAAAAATATTGCTGATGCATTGAAAAAGATAGATCCAAATCACAAAACAGTTTATGAAAATAATTTAAATAAGTTTGCACAAGAGATTGATGAGCTTAATAGAAGGCTTTTAAAAATTTTAAAACCGTGCAAAGGCAAAGCAATGATGGTCTTTCACCCATCTTGGGGCTATTTTGCCAAGGATTATGGCTTAGAACAGATACCAATTGAAGTGGAGGGTAAAGAACCAAAGTCAAAAGAGTTGGTCAATATTATTCACGAAGCCAAAGAAGAGGGTGTAAAAATACTTTTTGTTCAACCTCAGTTTTCAAAACGTACGGCAAAAGTAATAGCTACTTCAATTGGTGCAAAGATTATTGAAGCTGATCCAGTTGCACTAAACTGGGCTGAAAATCTTATTCAAATTGCCAAAAATATTTGTAAAGCGAATAGATGA
- the rnc gene encoding ribonuclease III, protein MDELKPLEEKLGYKFKDRQKLIEALTHKSYKKPYNNERLEFLGDAVLDLVVGEYLYVKFPKAKEGELSKMRASLVNEAGFKKLADALRLGDYIYISAAEENNKGREKPSLLSNAFEALMGAIYLESGLDEVRRITIDLIEACYPKIDLSSLFKDYKTTLQELTQAKFGVIPDYVLKDATGPDHNKEFEVQVFVNDRLLATAKGKSKKSAQQEAAHTALKLLRSEDNN, encoded by the coding sequence ATGGATGAGCTTAAGCCCCTTGAGGAGAAGCTTGGTTATAAGTTTAAAGATAGGCAAAAACTTATAGAAGCATTGACTCATAAAAGTTATAAAAAGCCATATAATAATGAGCGTTTAGAGTTTTTAGGAGATGCTGTACTTGACTTGGTTGTAGGTGAGTATCTATATGTAAAATTTCCAAAAGCAAAAGAGGGTGAACTAAGTAAAATGCGTGCTTCACTTGTTAATGAAGCAGGTTTTAAAAAATTGGCCGATGCTTTGCGTTTGGGGGATTATATCTATATATCTGCAGCTGAAGAGAATAATAAAGGACGGGAAAAACCTTCACTACTTTCTAATGCGTTTGAAGCATTAATGGGTGCAATCTATCTCGAATCGGGTCTCGATGAGGTACGACGTATTACGATCGATCTGATCGAGGCGTGTTATCCGAAGATTGACCTTAGCTCTCTTTTTAAAGATTATAAAACAACTCTACAAGAACTGACACAAGCAAAATTTGGTGTTATTCCAGATTATGTACTAAAAGATGCAACAGGACCTGATCACAACAAAGAGTTTGAAGTACAGGTCTTTGTAAATGACAGACTACTTGCTACTGCAAAAGGTAAAAGTAAAAAATCTGCCCAGCAAGAGGCAGCACATACAGCACTCAAACTTCTTAGAAGTGAGGATAATAACTAA